From the genome of Penaeus chinensis breed Huanghai No. 1 chromosome 37, ASM1920278v2, whole genome shotgun sequence, one region includes:
- the LOC125045269 gene encoding GATA zinc finger domain-containing protein 10-like — MSQASAAAAAVESGGGKLQPPHNVVVYVAGEGGGGPGGAQVPPRAMITPHPVKPTNPHMVNGFRVANPLHQQQQQQQQQQQQQSHYGMQMNDSLQQQQQFLMNKMNGVEGATNCFPTSQAPQQLQYLPGGNYVTTVTVHASEQSQQMQQHSMQQQLQQQQQPQQQPQQQPQQQLQQQPQQQLQQQPQQQQQQQQPQQQTRAMNQQQLQHQQQQQQQQHLQNQVNVNVMGSMNGYVQNGVMMQVSNGTINNNSAIMCNAQMMNNQMAASNNNNTNNNNNSNNTSNNNNAAMNNNTMVVARPRTSSRCDSVRSETAESSCSSLSSDSQIEHSQQQQQQQQQQQQQQHQQQQQANSQFANNQQYQVMNNAQYMNNHMQAVNPNSYNCYPNYMAGQSSGGGSNVSGMNQTGVYNNQNIVQAFHQVNTVQHVQMQGGQLQIMQQQYQYVQGQNMNVMPQNQGMCVNNMQRLGMMQAGGMVQGQGTNMMHGQIMQGQNVATHNANVMQGQGMNMVTGQPGMNVMQGQNMNMMQGQAMNIPQPQSGNMNVNQYHAGHGQEVMNQCNLVMGGQNGGHGNLMGMQGGMQQHMMGGGMMPEQQQQAVMMGGAMQGNMAMVPVGAKMAGSNMPHTNLMAGSGGPPVGVINTMCGAMPAGTPAVHPPADSKNFMPLVVPFGWRRVINNGQVVYISPSGSELRTVAEVKEYLGTEGTCKCGLQCPLRVEHTFNFDPKVSGISQRQGLRDRALGTKMMLSVMA, encoded by the coding sequence ATGTCCCaggcatcagcagcagcagcggcagtagAGAGCGGCGGTGGTAAGCTGCAGCCGCCGCACAATGTGGTGGTATATGTGGcaggcgaggggggtggggggccggGAGGGGCGCAGGTGCCTCCTCGTGCCATGATCACCCCTCACCCAGTCAAACCAACCAACCCCCACATGGTCAATGGCTTCAGGGTGGCGAACCCGttgcatcagcagcagcaacagcagcaacaacagcaacagcaacaatctCACTATGGTATGCAGATGAACGACAGCcttcagcagcaacagcagttccttatgaataaaatgaatggAGTTGAGGGAGCGACAAACTGCTTTCCAACGAGCCAGGCTCCTCAGCAGCTGCAGTACCTTCCTGGTGGCAACTATGTCACCACAGTTACTGTTCATGCTTCAGAGCAGTCACAACAAATGCAGCAGCACAGTAtgcagcaacaactacaacagcaacagcagccgcAACAGCAGCCGCAACAGCAGCCGCAACAGCAGCTGCAACAGCAGCCGCAACAGCAGCTGCAACAGCAGccgcaacagcagcagcaacaacaacagccgcAGCAGCAGACAAGAGCAATGAATCAACAGCAGTtacagcatcagcaacagcagcagcagcagcagcatttacAAAATCAAGTTAATGTCAACGTAATGGGTTCCATGAATGGTTACGTGCAGAATGGTGTGATGATGCAAGTTAGCAATGGCACCATAAACAACAACTCTGCAATAATGTGCAATGCACAGATGATGAATAATCAGATGGctgctagtaacaataataataccaataataataataatagtaacaataccagtaataataataatgcagctaTGAATAATAATACTATGGTCGTTGCTCGACCAAGAACTAGTTCCCGGTGTGACTCAGTGAGATCAGAAACGGCAGAGTCAAGTTGCAGTAGTCTGAGCTCGGATAGTCAGATAGAACATagtcagcagcaacagcagcagcagcaacaacagcagcagcagcagcaccaacaacaacagcaggctAACAGTCAGTTCGCCAACAATCAGCAATACCAGGTTATGAACAATGCACAGTATATGAACAACCATATGCAAGCAGTGAACCCAAATAGTTACAATTGTTATCCAAATTACATGGCTGGTCAGTCGtctggtggtggtagtaatgtgAGCGGAATGAATCAAACTGGTGTgtacaataatcaaaatattgtACAGGCCTTTCACCAAGTGAACACAGTGCAGCATGTACAGATGCAGGGGGGACAGTTGCAGATAATGCAGCAGCAATACCAATATGTACAGGGCCAGAATATGAACGTAATGCCACAGAACCAAGGCATGTGTGTGAACAATATGCAGAGATTGGGTATGATGCAGGCTGGGGGGATGGTACAGGGTCAGGGGACCAATATGATGCATGGACAGATCATGCAAGGGCAGAACGTTGCAACTCATAATGCCAATGTGATGCAAGGACAAGGCATGAACATGGTGACGGGACAGCCAGGAATGAATGTGATGCAGGGTCAGAACATGAATATGATGCAAGGACAAGCAATGAACATTCCACAGCCGCAGAGTGGAAACATGAATGTAAATCAGTACCACGCAGGTCATGGACAAGAAGTGATGAATCAGTGTAACCTAGTGATGGGAGGGCAGAATGGAGGTCATGGCAACCTGATGGGCATGCAGGGTGGCATGCAACAACACATGATGGGTGGAGGCATGATGCCTGAACAGCAGCAACAAGCAGTCATGATGGGAGGTGCCATGCAGGGAAACATGGCCATGGTGCCTGTTGGTGCCAAGATGGCTGGATCTAACATGCCTCACACCAACTTGATGGCTGGCTCAGGTGGACCACCAGTAGGTGTCATCAACACCATGTGCGGTGCCATGCCAGCAGGCACTCCAGCTGTGCATCCACCGGCTGACAGCAAGAATTTCATGCCACTTGTTGTCCCATTTGGATGGAGGAGAGTCATCAACAATGGTCAAGTCGTCTACATAAG